A part of Crassostrea angulata isolate pt1a10 chromosome 5, ASM2561291v2, whole genome shotgun sequence genomic DNA contains:
- the LOC128184494 gene encoding uncharacterized protein LOC128184494, whose amino-acid sequence MADRTSVCIIGHSYVKRLERFILQNPVYENLGLDEEQINVCFRSQGGLSIYGLANSSRLCAFSAVPTLCVLEIGGNDATTRPSHVIAQDIFSFANYLIHGYGVKSVIIGQLLRRDPRKSPIGYNEEVISINKHLEHLTSSEEHVHFWKHRGFWTNLAYLGRDGVHLGVDSDGCYPAPMVKYLRSIKYAVHNRVQKLKASKLTSLCQRKFKKDNLRKFLMSIT is encoded by the coding sequence ATGGCGGATCGAACATCAGTGTGCATTATTGggcattcttatgtaaaacgaTTGGAacgatttattttacaaaacccTGTGTATGAAAACTTGGGTCTTGATGAAGAACAAATTAATGTGTGTTTTCGGAGCCAAGGGGGTTTGTCTATTTACGGACTTGCTAACTCGTCAAGATTGTGCGCGTTTTCGGCAGTTCCTACTTTATGTGTTCTGGAGATAGGGGGTAACGATGCTACGACTCGACCATCACATGTCATTGCACAAGACATTTTTTCATTTGCGAACTATTTGATACATGGATATGGTGTAAAATCCGTGATCATTGGTCAACTGTTGCGCCGCGACCCTCGAAAATCACCGATTGGATATAACGAGGAGGTCATCAGTATAAACAAACACTTGGAACATTTGACAAGTAGTGAGGAGCATGTCCATTTCTGGAAACATAGAGGATTTTGGACTAACTTGGCATACCTTGGGCGCGATGGAGTTCACCTTGGGGTAGATTCGGATGGATGTTATCCAGCACCCATGGTCAAATACTTGAGGAGCATAAAATATGCAGTGCATAACAGAGTTCAAAAACTCAAGGCCAGTAAATTAACATCACTTtgtcaaagaaaatttaaaaaagataatttaagaAAGTTTTTAATGAGTATAACTTGA
- the LOC128184493 gene encoding uncharacterized protein LOC128184493 isoform X2: MPKRALEGQSTKRRRPAKVPRNDDLSLQAEPVSDEPVSRAEPVSSDAINYDLLAAAILRQSQTLSQNQTNSSDTTMDILQPCVQNQGDIEAHAHPMASQQTTTSTVSDNQPQQNIADLVSALLQQDGQGEPATANLKNVIDLSDGIPLGAATPHRLKAKIWANQFIDLGLLLQRREDPISLNISSGSLIVQQGSSKPKLPMSIQQWTDAFLIFMGIFIEKYPEQAPHLLKYCYFIREMNKMLGDKAWRIYDENFRMLKETVELPWQKPVEELRIKAASSNYQFQQPFRANTGNKPIRFCYAFNNGEQCTHNPCSFAHRCQSCSGSHARANCRFRKQKPTNTNTVTKSSTITQPTTFPSQPKKFR; this comes from the coding sequence ATGCCTAAGCGGGCTTTAGAGGGGCAGTCAACAAAAAGGAGGCGACCGGCAAAAGTACCACGAAATGATGACTTAAGTCTTCAAGCAGAACCAGTGTCTGATGAACCAGTGTCTCGTGCAGAACCAGTGTCGAGTGATGCTATTAATTACGACTTATTAGCTGCAGCAATCTTAAGACAATCCCAAACTTTGTCCCAAAACCAGACAAATTCGAGTGATACCACCATGGATATCCTGCAGCCATGTGTTCAAAACCAGGGTGATATCGAAGCCCACGCCCATCCAATGGCAAGTCAGCAAACAACAACATCAACAGTTAGTGACAACCAGCCTCAGCAAAATATTGCAGACTTAGTTAGTGCGTTATTACAACAAGACGGTCAAGGTGAGCCAGCAACTGccaatcttaaaaatgttattgatttATCTGATGGGATTCCTCTTGGGGCTGCAACACCTCATCGATTAAAAGCTAAGATCTGGGcaaatcaatttattgatttaggTTTGCTGTTGCAGCGTCGAGAGGATCCTATTTCGTTAAACATATCATCTGGGTCCCTTATTGTACAGCAAGGGTCATCAAAGCCCAAATTGCCAATGTCAATTCAGCAATGGACTGAtgcttttttgatttttatgggaatttttattgaaaaatatccaGAACAGGCTCCCCATCTCCTAAAGTACTGCTATTTTATTagagaaatgaacaaaatgttagGAGATAAGGCCTGGAGAATCTATGATGAGAATTTTCGGATGTTGAAAGAGACTGTTGAATTACCGTGGCAAAAACCGGTTGAAGAATTAAGAATCAAGGCTGCTTCTAGCAATTATCAATTTCAGCAGCCCTTTCGAGCAAACACAGGCAATAAGCCTATTAGATTCTGCTATGCCTTTAACAATGGGGAACAATGCACTCATAACCCCTGCTCATTTGCCCACAGGTGTCAATCATGCTCAGGATCACATGCAAGAGCCAATTGTAGATTTCGTaaacaaaaaccaacaaataccAACACTGTCACCAAGTCCTCAACAATCACC